The following coding sequences lie in one Candidatus Methylomirabilota bacterium genomic window:
- a CDS encoding response regulator: MTLAAPPATRSRILVVDDEIGPRESLRMLLKPAHEIRTAENARAALQELEQFRPDLVILDIKMPEVDGLEVLRRIKRIDPAIEVVMITAYASLETVKLALSHGAFEYLIKPFSRQDLEDIVRRALLRRHADLGARDQVARLVEEMRSLSSKTRDLEEAARREAAEQSLRVTQLSILREIARTIVGQLELQQMTAAVTDQLRRALGYDGVTIISENEPPPATAHPALATCAIRDAEGLLGHLVVDNRPSARAIDPRERELLEMLSEYLAIAVRNARLYTEIADTKRSLEQLIASAGDAIIAVDEHDRIEGWNPAAERIFGLPAGEVLGRPVTEFVPAGAYSDARRRLGQGSPLHAFEVTLERNPRPLALAVTLSALRGRQGAFEGLIAIVHDITVQREVEGQLHQSEKLTALGQLAGGIAHDFNNLLQAILGYAQLMKQNLTDVELVNRSLRVLETAAIDGSETVRRIQQFARLRPDEQFVSVDVNQTVQDAVAIIRPRWEEKTARENRPLDLRLDLRAAGQVSGRPAALTELMTNLILNAIDAMPEGGTLSIAAREGGDSTVVITVADTGIGMPEAVRRRIFEPFFSTKGEGGSGLGLAMAYSIVKRHGGDIRVESEPGRGTTFTLMFPTAREATPPSAAPTETQARRQARVLVVDDDSQVLATLAELLRSLGHTVTAVQSGAAALNAYAPGRFDAVLTNVGMAGMNGWEVAERLRAIDRSVPLLFITGWGLREEDQARLNALKVHRCLFKPVRPADLDAALQAAFRAA, translated from the coding sequence ATGACGCTCGCCGCGCCACCCGCAACCCGCTCGCGCATCCTCGTCGTCGACGACGAGATCGGGCCCCGCGAATCCCTGCGCATGCTGCTCAAGCCGGCCCACGAGATCCGGACGGCGGAGAACGCCCGCGCCGCGCTGCAGGAGCTGGAGCAGTTCCGCCCGGACCTGGTCATCCTGGACATCAAGATGCCGGAGGTCGACGGGCTCGAAGTGCTGCGGCGCATCAAGCGGATCGACCCCGCCATCGAGGTGGTGATGATCACCGCCTACGCGTCGCTGGAAACGGTCAAGCTCGCGCTGAGCCACGGCGCCTTCGAGTACCTCATCAAGCCCTTCTCGCGCCAGGATCTCGAAGACATCGTGCGCCGCGCCCTGCTCCGGCGCCACGCCGATCTCGGCGCGCGCGACCAGGTGGCGCGGCTCGTGGAGGAGATGCGGAGCCTCTCCAGCAAGACGCGCGATCTGGAGGAGGCGGCCCGCCGCGAGGCGGCCGAGCAGTCCCTCCGCGTCACCCAGCTCTCGATCCTGCGCGAGATCGCGCGGACGATCGTCGGGCAGCTCGAGCTCCAGCAGATGACCGCCGCCGTCACCGACCAGTTGCGCCGGGCGCTCGGCTACGACGGCGTGACGATCATCTCGGAGAACGAGCCGCCGCCCGCCACGGCCCACCCCGCGCTGGCAACCTGCGCCATCCGGGACGCCGAGGGCCTGCTCGGCCATCTCGTCGTCGACAATCGCCCCTCCGCCCGGGCCATCGACCCGCGGGAGCGGGAGCTGCTCGAGATGCTCTCGGAGTATCTGGCGATCGCCGTGCGCAACGCGCGCCTCTACACCGAGATCGCCGACACCAAGCGCTCGCTGGAGCAGCTCATCGCCTCGGCGGGCGACGCCATCATCGCCGTCGACGAGCACGATCGGATCGAGGGCTGGAACCCCGCCGCCGAGCGCATCTTCGGCCTCCCCGCCGGCGAGGTGCTGGGCCGGCCTGTCACGGAGTTCGTGCCGGCCGGCGCCTACTCCGACGCCAGGCGCCGGCTCGGGCAGGGCAGCCCGCTGCACGCCTTCGAGGTCACGCTGGAGCGCAATCCCCGCCCGCTGGCCCTGGCGGTGACGCTGTCGGCCCTGCGCGGCCGGCAGGGCGCCTTCGAGGGGCTGATCGCCATCGTCCACGACATCACGGTGCAGCGCGAGGTGGAGGGCCAGCTCCACCAGTCCGAGAAGCTCACCGCCCTGGGACAGCTCGCCGGCGGCATCGCGCACGACTTCAACAACCTCCTGCAGGCCATCCTCGGCTACGCCCAGCTCATGAAGCAGAACCTCACCGACGTCGAGCTGGTGAACCGCTCGCTCCGGGTGCTGGAGACCGCCGCCATCGACGGCTCCGAGACGGTGCGGCGCATCCAGCAGTTCGCCCGGCTGCGGCCGGACGAGCAGTTCGTGAGCGTGGACGTCAACCAGACCGTGCAGGACGCGGTCGCCATCATCCGGCCCCGCTGGGAGGAAAAGACCGCGCGCGAAAACCGCCCGCTGGACCTGCGGCTCGACCTGCGCGCGGCCGGGCAGGTCAGCGGCCGTCCCGCCGCGCTGACGGAGCTCATGACCAACCTCATCCTCAACGCGATCGACGCGATGCCGGAGGGCGGCACGCTCTCGATCGCCGCGCGGGAGGGCGGGGATTCCACCGTGGTCATCACCGTCGCCGACACGGGCATCGGCATGCCCGAGGCGGTGCGCCGCCGCATCTTCGAGCCCTTCTTCTCGACGAAGGGCGAGGGGGGCTCGGGGCTCGGCCTGGCCATGGCGTACTCCATCGTGAAGCGCCACGGCGGCGACATCCGCGTGGAGAGCGAACCCGGCCGGGGCACCACGTTCACCCTCATGTTCCCGACCGCGCGCGAGGCGACGCCGCCGTCCGCGGCGCCGACCGAGACCCAGGCGCGACGCCAGGCGCGCGTGCTCGTCGTGGACGATGATTCGCAGGTGTTGGCGACGCTGGCGGAGCTGCTGCGGAGCCTCGGCCACACGGTGACGGCGGTTCAGAGCGGGGCCGCGGCCCTCAACGCCTACGCTCCCGGCCGCTTCGACGCCGTCCTGACCAACGTGGGCATGGCCGGCATGAACGGTTGGGAGGTGGCCGAACGGCTGCGCGCGATCGACCGCTCCGTGCCGCTGCTCTTCATCACGGGCTGGGGCCTGCGCGAGGAGGACCAGGCGCGGCTGAACGCGCTCAAGGTCCACCGGTGCCTGTTCAAACCAGTTCGTCCCGCCGATCTGGACGCGGCGCTCCAGGCCGCGTTCCGCGCCGCCTGA